In one Rutidosis leptorrhynchoides isolate AG116_Rl617_1_P2 chromosome 8, CSIRO_AGI_Rlap_v1, whole genome shotgun sequence genomic region, the following are encoded:
- the LOC139862458 gene encoding ribulose bisphosphate carboxylase/oxygenase activase, chloroplastic-like: MATTVSTVGATINRAPLSLNGSSGVAGVPSSNFLGTSLKKIVNSRLTINNNKFPNFKIMAADKEIEETQQTDKDRWKGLAYDMSDDQQDITRGKGMVDSLFQAPQDVGTHFAVMSSYEYISTGLRTYNLDNTMGGFYIAPAFMDKLVVHITKNFMTLPNIKVPLILGVWGGKGQGKSFQCELVFAKMGITPIMMSAGELESGNAGEPAKLIRQRYREAADIIKKGKMCCLFINDLDAGAGRMGGTTQYTVNNQMVNATLMNIADNPTNVQLPGMYNKEENPRVPIIVTGNDFSTLYAPLIRDGRMEKFYWAPTREDRIGVCIGIFKTDNIADEAIVRLVDTFPGQSIDFFGALRARVYDDEVRKWIGDVGVETIGKKLVNSRDGPPTFEQPKMTIEKLLEYGNMLVQEQENVKRVQLADTYLASAALGDANKDAIESGSFFAGGKKE; the protein is encoded by the exons ATGGCAACCACCGTCTCGACCGTCGGAGCCACCATCAACCGTGCCCCG TTGAGCTTGAATGGAAGCAGTGGTGTTGCAGGTGTGCCAAGCTCAAATTTCCTGGGCACCAGTTTGAAAAAGATTGTGAACTCAAGACTCACAATCAACAACAACAAATTCCCGAACTTCAAAATCATGGCAGCCGATAAAGAGATCGAAGAAACCCAACAAACCGACAAAGACAGATGGAAGGGACTCGCGTACGATATGTCTGATGATCAACAAGATATCACCAGAGGTAAGGGTATGGTTGATTCACTCTTCCAGGCCCCACAAGATGTCGGGACCCACTTCGCTGTTATGAGTTCGTACGAGTACATCAGTACTGGGCTTCGCAC ATATAACTTGGACAACACCATGGGTGGATTCTACATTGCACCTGCTTTCATGGACAAACTTGTTGTACACATCACCAAGAACTTCATGACTTTGCCTAACATCAAG GTTCCTCTAATTCTTGGTGTCTGGGGAGGAAAAGGTCAAGGAAAGTCTTTCCAATGTGAACTTGTGTTTGCCAAGATGGGAATCAC ACCTATCATGATGAGTGCCGGAGAATTAGAAAGTGGAAACGCCGGAGAGCCAGCTAAGCTCATCAGACAACGGTACCGTGAGGCTGCTGACATCATCAAGAAGGGGAAAATGTGTTGTTTGTTCATCAACGATCTCGATGCAGGTGCAGGAAGAATGGGTGGAACGACACAATACACGGTCAACAACCAGATGGTCAACGCTACACTCATGAACATTGCTGATAACCCAACTAATGTACAACTCCCTGGTATGTACAACAAGGAAGAGAACCCACGTGTCCCGATCATCGTTACAGGAAACGATTTCTCGACGTTGTATGCTCCCCTTATCCGTGATGGACGTATGGAGAAGTTTTACTGGGCCCCCACGAGAGAAGACCGTATTGGAGTGTGTATCGGTATTTTCAAGACTGATAATATCGCTGATGAGGCCATTGTTAGACTTGTCGATACTTTCCCAGGACAATCCATCG ATTTCTTTGGTGCATTGAGGGCGAGAGTGTACGATGATGAAGTGAGGAAGTGGATTGGAGACGTTGGAGTTGAAACGATTGGAAAGAAGCTTGTGAACTCGAGGGATGGGCCCCCGACATTCGAGCAACCAAAGATGACTATCGAGAAGCTTCTAGAATACGGAAACATGCTTGTTCAAGAACAAGAGAATGTTAAGAGAGTCCAATTGGCTGACACCTATTTGGCATCTGCAGCTCTTGGAGATGCTAACAAGGATGCTATTGAAAGTGGATCTTTCTTTG CTGGAGGCAAAAAAGAATAG